A window of the Lolium perenne isolate Kyuss_39 chromosome 7, Kyuss_2.0, whole genome shotgun sequence genome harbors these coding sequences:
- the LOC127312644 gene encoding uncharacterized protein isoform X2, translating to MSPEAGTMVFGRMAAPSMEAAEPKTLTLEELNYARAALHVLRTMTAEEAIRIFTDGLKPVLGSSSTSATTDSSSSDDDVDLDSSEDYSTQRGGRHGRRRPVKRDIATAPF from the exons ATGTCGCCGGAGGCGGGGACGATGGTGTTCGGGAGGATGGCGGCACCGTCCATGGAGGCGGCGGAGCCTAAGACGCTCACCCTCGAGGAGCTCAACTACGCCAGG GCGGCGCTACACGTGCTGAGAACCATGACGGCGGAGGAGGCCATCAGGATCTTCACCGACGGGCTCAAGCCCGTGCTGGGGAGCTCCTCGACCTCCGCGACGACGGACTCGTCGTCGTCGGACGACGACGTCGACCTCGACTCGTCCGAGGATTATTCCACCCAGCGCGGCGGCCGGCACGGGCGACGGCGACCCGTCAAGAGAGACATCGCCACCGCACCCTTCTAG
- the LOC127312644 gene encoding uncharacterized protein isoform X1 — translation MSPEAGTMVFGRMAAPSMEAAEPKTLTLEELNYARQAALHVLRTMTAEEAIRIFTDGLKPVLGSSSTSATTDSSSSDDDVDLDSSEDYSTQRGGRHGRRRPVKRDIATAPF, via the exons ATGTCGCCGGAGGCGGGGACGATGGTGTTCGGGAGGATGGCGGCACCGTCCATGGAGGCGGCGGAGCCTAAGACGCTCACCCTCGAGGAGCTCAACTACGCCAGG CAGGCGGCGCTACACGTGCTGAGAACCATGACGGCGGAGGAGGCCATCAGGATCTTCACCGACGGGCTCAAGCCCGTGCTGGGGAGCTCCTCGACCTCCGCGACGACGGACTCGTCGTCGTCGGACGACGACGTCGACCTCGACTCGTCCGAGGATTATTCCACCCAGCGCGGCGGCCGGCACGGGCGACGGCGACCCGTCAAGAGAGACATCGCCACCGCACCCTTCTAG
- the LOC127315900 gene encoding uncharacterized protein isoform X2 — MADYNRYDHGHGQGYGQGYGGYPPSAPPARVPAPSSSSPYGYRYGQGGGYPPPAPVPASSSSSSPYGYGQGGGYRPPAPSSSSPYGHGYGQGGGYPPSAPVPVSSSPSPYGYGYGQGGGYPPTMGSFGGGAVAFPPGTHPDVERAFRAADRDGSGRIDERELQDALSDTYHRFSIRTVRLLMSFSQNTRASSPPQMGPADFVSLWNCLGQWRWNSASGGMTSRRKNPANSSPIAMKRSSIESLFRFLANYKRIRYK; from the exons ATGGCCGACTACAACCGCTACGACCACGGCCATGGCCAAGGATACGGCCAGGGCTACGGCGGTTACCCGCCATCCGCACCTCCAGCGCGTGTGCCCgcgccctcctcctcgtcgccgtacGGCTACCGCTACGGGCAAGGAGGAGGCTACCCGCCGCCCGCGCCTGTGCcggcgtcctcctcgtcgtcgtcgccgtacgGCTACGGCCAAGGAGGAGGCTACCGGCCGCCAGCGccctcctcgtcgtcgccgtacGGCCACGGCTATGGCCAAGGAGGAGGGTACCCGCCGTCCGCCCCTGTGCCCGTCtcctcgtcgccgtcgccatATGGCTACGGCTACGGCCAAGGAGGAGGCTACCCGCCGACGATGGGGAGTTTCGGGGGAGGAGCCGTGGCGTTCCCGCCGGGGACGCACCCGGACGTGGAGCGTGCGTTCCGGGCCGCCGACCGCGACGGCAGCGGCAGGATCGACGAGCGCGAGCTGCAGGACGCGCTCTCCGACACCTACCATCGCTTCAGCATCCGCACCGTCCGCCTCCTCATGTCCTTCTCCCAAAACACTCGTGCCTCCTCGCCGCCCCAGATGG GGCCAGCGGACTTCGTGTCGCTGTGGAACTGCCTTGGGCAATGGCGG tggaactctgcgagtggtggtatgacgtcccgaaggaaaaatcccgccaattcctcgcctattgctatgaagcggtcatcgattgagagcttgttccgctttcttgccaactataaaagaataagatacaaatga